AGTTAATATCtgataatatatttttcaaattgaataaaattcCGTATCACTAAAAACTAATAATCCTGTAATTCTGGAGTGATTGTACAGGCAAACAGTTAAAATCCAGGcttaaatggtggtctaaagttgatcggttcatgatttcggTGGTATTCAACAGTCTTTACAACCCGATACTGAAAAtcatcatgtactcactagtgattagcttcgaGAGAAAATTTCAAGACTTCCAGTGAGAGGTTGGAACCAGTGCAGTTCAATCGTGTCAGGTGTGAGGCAGCTACTCACTGCAGGTTATGGAAGACGTTCGCGCTTCGTTGTGGACTGATTGAAGGTGTTCATTAAGGTCGTTGGATTGTGAGTTAGTGGTCTTGATGCTAGGCATTCTCTTTAGTGAAAAACTGTGACCAATGGAACTTGTGTGTGTATAAGTATAAGTATAAGTACAAGTAGTAGCATTCACTTATAGTTGTGTAGTTGTTTATCAATACTGACTGATTGAACATCCCATATGTAATTCATACACAGGTTTATCGCACAATCTGATTACATTATCGTCTGttctgtttattttttgtaattttctgTTCATTTGGTTCAGATTGTTGTAGGTTGTTTCGAAGACAGAAAAACAAGGGTTTTGATTACCTTGGATTATTATTGCATTATATCCATTTTACTACAGTTATCTCCATCTTTTGTTTCATAGATTGTTGCTTTGAACACTGCCGATACTATTACACAATGTAGATATCTTATGACTGTCTGCTACGTCGACAATTGACGAAACCTATTTTATTCAGCACTCAAAGACTTGGATTACCATGAAATAACACCCctccatttataaattatttcttcAAATATTTGAAGGTTCTTGATTATCTCGACTATTCATATGCGCAACACAATTTCATCTCGATTGAATCCCGCATAAATAAGTCTGATCATCTGCAATTATTCTGCAACACCCATCTCTTATATCACACACTAATACATGCAAAAACATAATCTGGAAATACAATCGTGCAAATTCAGGAGTCGATATTGTCAAGAAGATAAGTTTCTTCATGAAACatcttcattagttttattgacAATTAGTGATATTCAATGATACAGCGACGCATGATTTCAGTTccataatgattatcattgattGCTTGTTGGTTCATCTATTTGTATTTCGTCTTCCGCACTTTGATCAAGCAGGCATTCATGTTTCACTTCTCTACTTCATTTGAGACCACAATGTGTTTGGTAAGTAAAAGATATGGTTGGACGGCTTCAGAAGATAACATCGGTCGACAGGAACACACTATTTTCCATGAACAGTCTTTACTTGGTTTGAACACATCATGTACTTCTAACGTCCTCCTAAATCTAATCGGGTTAGGGACTGTCACTTGACGATTCAGTCAAGATTACTTAGTTGAATATTGCACATGATCATCGCATCTACTTCAATTCTACTTATCTGATATGCGTTGTCTCACAAGAAATATTCTTTTAAGAAAAACACTGAAATAGTAGTGCCAAACATCTGAATATTTCtgatgacctcagttgtttgtaaaaatttcaatgattatacTTTCTCTTCATCTATCAcctcattatatttaattattcaaatcatATGGTATTGTCTATTGTGTAGTGGGCGTGATATGAAACGTTGTTAGAATAATGAATACCGCTTTCTAATTATGTGTTTATGTGACTGACAGTCATCAACTCACACAGAACAGAGATGAAAGTAAGTCTCATTTTACAAAACATTCGTGCTTTTGTGAAAAGCAAGTAAATTGAAAACAAATGTTTTGGCAGTCAATTCGTAGTTAGTCTTGCTTcagctatgaataaacactgtaacCATTTACTATCTAAATTGAAGTGAGTTTAATGGTCGTTCTCTTCTAGAATCAGTTTGTTTTCACGTCCTCACTTTCTGAACCGATGGAACGCCCATTAGTAACCATGATTCTATTCTATTAAGACAGtttataacatgctaactcggactttaaATTAGGACTGTATGTCAGGCATCGGGTGGaaaaacgaaagaaaaaaaTCATACAATGGTAGATatagttattagttttattaacaCTTTTCTATCTATATGCACTATCTGTTCTGATAAAACAGCCTTCCTCAATCCAACCTTGACTTCCATTCCTTCATTTGAACTTACTCCACCGTGATCAGTATCACAactcatttttctttattactgcattctctcATCTGGAGCCACTGATCACATTACACTGTGACGAAAAGAGCAAGTGTGAATTTGATCCAATAATTAATCATTCCCATGTCTGttccactacaaaatgttaagcatTGTTTATCGTTCATATACAAGTGCTTTGCTGCTCCTCGGTTTCTTATTTTCAGAATCTTGTTCCAGGGGCACATCTATGGAACTAATGACATTTCGAACAAACTCGATGTATGCGTTTTTCCAACGTCATAGTTCACACCAAGCGCTCTTCAAGTCTAATTTATAACAACCACGAACTTAAGAAGTTGCGTTGCATAAATGATTAGCACGACCAACATCCTAACACAATTATGCCGAGATCGGATCTGGTGTGTAACGTGGACGCCATAACAAGACTACTCAGTATATCTAAAGGAATGAACTGATCTTCActtttatagattatatttatttaacaacccTGCTTAAGATGCGTACTGTGAAACAAtgaatgttgtaatttgtaaatCATGCCTGTagaaatggcgtgtacctgccatAGCAGAaacatatataattattatagaATAATTAATTAAGAGCATTAGAAGAATGTATCTACAATTAACCTACTATGTTTACACAATCCAAAGTCTGTGCCATGATAAGATCAGAGGTTGCGCCATACACTAGTTCGGCGGCAGTGCATCCGATGTCTTCCTTTTATAGTTGAACGAATCCCATGAAGTACGAGCGGTAAAGCATCGCTCCACTTTGAAGTGTCAGCTTGTGCCATCAGTGAGCTTTTCAATTGACGATGGAATTTTCAATCATGCAATTAGCTGCTGGGTGATAAgctgttgttttgatgtggttTGCCCCGACTTCCTCTTTTCAATGAATGCGTTAGACCACCTCAAAATACAGACGCATCTTGTGTTCTGAGTAATGACTCCATATCCATCACAAGGCTTACCAGTGGTCATCATGTGAATAGTTATAAAAACCTAAATAAAATCGAATCCATAATCATGTATGTGACCAGTGACTACAGAAAATCTACAAATTAGTAGAACCACGACTTCCGCTTTTATTATCTGAACAcagttcaataaataatattgaataaatcttataacaataataacacacCTTGTACCTACCGACAGTATTCCTCTCCTTCTTTGTGTATAGCTATGCCAGTGTCATTTCCAGGTGTAACAATTCCACTTCATCAATTTCAAACTGTTTTCTGTCAGCTTGCTTTTATACGAACTAACCTCACCAGAAATCCCTGTgttaaataggaagaaatgaagaatattGTAGTGGAAAGTGTTTTcgataacttcatcatcacccTCTACAGTTACAAGTTCACAAACATAGTGTAAGAACGGCTAAAATTGAACATTCAAGTGAATTAGACAATGTTGTGTTAAAACGTGACGACTCTTTGTATCAGTTGTGTGATAAATGCCTCAAAAATGTGTCGTCTGTAAGCTGGAAATGTTATTCCTAGAAGATTGAAGTGATTCGGTGTGAGGTGCCTAATTGTAATCAATGTAATAATCAAACGAATGATATGCAAAAATGAATTTTAGGAGAATATAATTTGATCAGTGGAGTAAATAATAATTGCGATAaccgtaataaaaataaaattgttattattcttattattattcgaGTGCCAATTCCAATGATACAAATtgtaatataattattaataaaggaAACACAATGTGAAGATAATGTACAATAAGACGGGGTGTCATCAAGGTAAATGTGTTAAGAAAGTCATGCGGATTGAGAAAGTTGAATGTGCAGACTGAGAACGGTATAAGGCAAATGAGAACACTAAAGAAATTCGGGGATATGTAGCATACGATATGCAGTTAAGATATTATCCCGAAGTTATTCCACCACCAGTGTTTTGGGAAGATAATGGCATCTTCATAGCTTTCAATCGCGAAGTGATTTTAGTCAGATCACCGCTAGAATCATGGGAGTACGGGTTGGCTGTTTTCATCTTGTATGTAACACCTCATCATCGATTATTGTTGATTTAATTGTTTGTATTTCGTCTTCTCTATTTTAATCAAGCGGACAATCATGTTTCACTTCTGTACTTCATTTGAGACCACAATGTGTTTGGCAACTAGAAAATCTGGTGTAACTGAGTTGAAGATAGTATTGGACCAAAGGAACGTATTATTTTCGATAAACCTTCTTTGTTTGGCAAAACATACACATGCTTCTTACGTGCTCCTAAATCTGTTTGGATCGTTCAGACTGTAACTTCACGATTCAGTCAGGATGATGTGGTTGAATATTACATATAATCATCATGTCTACCTGAATTCTACTAGTCTAATATACGATTTCGCATaagaaatattatttgaaaGATAGTAACAATAGTGTAGATTATCTGAGAGTGTTTTTGCAAATATCTGTCTGTTGACCTCAATGATTATACTTTCTCTTCATCTATCAcctcattatatttaattattcaaatcatATGGTATTGTCTATTGTGTAGTGGGCGTGATATGAAACGTTGTTAGAATAATGAATACCGCTTTCTAATTATGTGTTTATGTGACTGACAGTCATCAACTCACACAGAACAGAGATGAAAGTAAGTCTCATTTTACAAAACATTCGTGCTTTTGTGAAAAGCAAGTAAATTGAAAACAAATGTTTTGGCAGTCAATTCGTAGTTAGTCTTGCTTcagctatgaataaacactgtaacCATTTACTATCTAAATCGAATTGATTTTATGGTCGTTTTCTCTTAGAATCATCACCATATGCAACCATATTCGCAGTATGGTGTTGTTAAGCTATCGACTGAAATCATGGGTCGATGAATATTAGCCTATCATTGGAAACGTAAAGCACTGGACCATTATGTAACCTACATCGTTTCTGATATCTTTGAAATACTTATCAATCACCACAACCCTACCTTGACGATTATAATGTGCTTACTGTTAACTAGCTCCTTCTGGGGATTCTCGGAGTTCTTGTGAGCAACTGTGACCAGTCGAGTTATTCCtttcaggtagagacaggtatctatctcagatATTGGTGGGTGGTTGCACATCCTCGTGGATTTGTTGAAATTAGACACCGACATTATTGAATGACAAATaggtggtctggaggttaagcattGGCGCGCCAGACCAAAGATGCTGTGTTTGAACTCCGCTAgcgagattgtggatgagcactgccgaAAAGTTTctcactaagacgaaacagtttttcagtgcctccaggttttcagtaaTAGTCttatattcatcaaataatATTCTCAATTGAAATAAAGTTCAAATGTTAGTGCCTTTTTTGACGTCCAACTGAAACAGTTTGTGGCAATTTGATCTTAACCAATCAAGTCAAATTAATGCGCCATTGACAGCCCATTAACAGATTATTACACGTAACAAAGTGTTTATTCGTGAACACATGAGCATACATTTTGAGCTACAAATAAACCAATCACTTATTTTAAAGTATTGCCAATCATATCCAAAAGCATTTTCATCAACGGCTGTCAGGAATTTCAACCAATGGTGGATAAATATCTGCCTATGTCCTCGATAGCTACAAAGATATTGGATAATAATGGATTCATCTAACGAAATAATTGGTTAACAATGAAAAGATGATTTTATGAAATTAGATCTTTGCGATGGTTACTTTGAATCATAGAAAGTCAGAAAGAAACAAACATACGCCTGAAAAATCTATATAAACCTAACAATTTCTAGTAAGATTGTTATACTATTTTGAACGGAAAGATGAGGTGAGTGTTGACTGAACACACGAAGTTATTGTATGTACTATATGAATTTCGGTCTGATTCAACGAGATAACATTGTTTTCTTCATATCAACCATTTTAGATATACTTCTCTATCTGGTCTGTTGATACCGGTTTATTTGGTCGTCATCGTGCTTTCTATATTCTTCGACTGTCAGGATATCTGCAAAAACCCTGAATTAGCGACATATGAAAATGTGATTTCGGAAGACGGTTTATATAAAAATGTAAGTATACAGTCAGATGCTAATGCACATACACAGtctcaccattattattactcacgAACAATAAGTCACTATCAGACTTATCCAGTTGTTAGTGacagttttaaaaaatttagtACCCCTCAGGTCAGTTGACTACATTTTGTAATGGAACTACTAATTCTTATGTTTGCATCTTTTAAGAATGCTACACCGAAATTTTCGTTTAAATATTACGGTAATAACGTCAATAGATTTGAGATTTCTCGTGATGGTAAGATAATGTTTTTCTTCCACTTGAAATTGTTATTGAGTTTTGTTAATCGCAATTCATTCCATGAATCAAGTTTGCTAGAATTTCTTCAATGAATCAGTTTTATGCTTTTTCTGACATTCAAAACGTTTGATAGATTCCTTTTTCTTCTTGTTGAACTGATCAAACTTTCGATGTCTTACAGCAAACTAATTAAAGTTCACGAAATTCATTTTTGTCTCCAGTTCATTTCAAACTATTTCATTCATCCATTATAGAATTTCAAGCAAATTGTatgttttcattgaatatagGCGAAATAAAAATATTCGGAGAAAAAAAGTACTTCGgaaatatatatcattatgtttacgGCAAATCTTTTCCTGAATATGAGATGGTAGACAACAGTGAGTTTTTCTATTATCCcataatgttttcttttgtttgttctCACACACTTGTTGTGCATAAGTGGTTCAGTATTTAGCTTGATTATTACACGAAAGCTGACCAGTTCACAGTGACTATATTGTTTCTGTGATTTGGTACCAGAACATGTGTTCACAGCATGTATTTATTACTGTCAagttaaaatatcaaataaacacAGGGATTCACtacaaaataaacacaaatcGATTCAGTAGAAATTATAAACCAAGCGATGTGGTTGCTGAGTGAAAATGATCTTTTATCCAGTCTATTTAAGAAACTATGCGAAAGATGTCTCACCGACACGGTTCGTCTTTCTAGATTAAATGAATCAAATTGATCGCATGTGCAACACTAAGCAATGTTGTTCAACAGATCAGTTTGAGTCATTAACTTTATGAACTCTCAAATTATACTTGACGTCTTCCAACTCTTTTCTGACACTTAGTTGATTCACCAAAGTTAAATATCTTTTAGTCGCTACCTGTGGACCATTGGATGTTTAACACTTTTTAGATTATCCTGTTTATAAAATAAGGACATTAAAACCAACGCCCTTCCTTACACAATTAATCAACGAATGATGATTGTTCATTTAAATGTACCAGTTCAGTTAAATCTCGGAAGGAAGGAAGGTGATAACTCGTCTGCCAATACACTTTTTGTTagaatgtatatttattaaaagAGGTAGATATTCATTATGCAGATATACAAATATCTTTtcgattttcatttttttcagatgatttcattgCTGTCAATTGGTATTTTCGGATGCTTCATGACGGTACAAGTAAGCGAACACTGAATGGTCATTTCATATCATATGAAATCTTAACACTTAAAACTACTCATCGTGTTTGCTCACACCTGCCTGTTCAGTTTGTGTAATTCAATTTTTCCCAATGACTGACAGAAGTAGGAATACATAACGCTTTTGCAAAATGAGGGTGGACTTGTACGTGGAATCCATTGATCAATTAATCACAATGATTAGGACTCGAAGAACAGTTGACATAGACTGAAGGAGACTAGGCTTGACGAGTAATATATGGATGAATGAAGTTACAATGCCATCTCAGATGTGGAAACACTGATGCACAGATTCATCATCGTTGACTGGCTTCAATGGAACTTGATGTGAAGTctgtttattgtaacaaatgaATTGTGTTATATGTTCGTCCCAAAGCCATTTTCTGCACGGACCACATTCGTCGACACAGTCATTCCTAAATATTACCTCATTAAATCAGTAAATCCTTGGAACAATATGTCTGAATCTATTCACTTCACATCTTCAACAAATAAATCTGTGTTATTTGTAAACGACATGGTCGGAGTCAGTCGATTGAGCGATTAACCAGTGTGGTAATGAGTAATTAAATTCTCAAGTTCCGTTTGTGAACAAACACTCTACAACGCAAGTCATGTGTTCCTAGTGTCGACTGATTTGGGAGTAATGATAGAAAATATTACGCAGAATTGTATTCTTCTCGGGTTCCGAAGACTAAACAGCTGACATTCATTTTGAATACATTGTGTTCGTAAGTTTTGCATGAGGTccacttgatattatttataaCGAATTCAACGAAGGAAAACATTTGAGATAACACGGTATATGTTTGCTTAAATTGGATATTTTTTGTAAGTAGGCTTATACATTGTCACACCTAACAGTAACAAGctcatcatcattccctaaGAATTCCAAATATCAATAGTCTTTTGTTTGCAGGTATGAAAGCCAAGATAACTAGTGTGATACATTCCGGTGGGAAGATATCCCTCTATTATGCAAACGTAAGTTGTACAATTGAATGGAAATAAACTTTTGTTTAAAGTACTATAGCTTAACCCACTCTTTCTTGCGTATCAATAATGTCAAATGTATCAAGATACATTGAATACGACAGAAAGAGATCAACTTTTGTAATGTGCAAACGGACTATGTGACActattattaatcatttaatGACACACACTTTAATGTACCACTTGCTAAAACCAGTGAATAATTAGAAGTGAAGAGTCATCAAAAGAAACGATGATGTCTCTTCACAATAGATAAGGACAAACAGTGTACTTCAGAGTACAGCACGGAAACAGTCATATTATGACAAGATTTATTTCGTCTTCTGGAGATAAGCTGTTCGGAAAGGACATTGCAGAATATTCTGAGGGATTTAGTGTTTAAACTGTTGATCGTTTCACAGTGTGTATAGTTTTGAATGTCAGTGTTTGATACTTCCAATACTTCTTTTCAGATCCCCACGGAACGAGAGGAAAGTCCACTGACCTCTATAATTGAAGGTGTAATTCAGTGTGCAGGTAACAATTATTGCTGGTATTTTGATGTAGAGTAACCATGTCGACAgatttctgttattattataagaagctttattcaacattatacttttcgtacaacatagaattctcagcataaagtatttcaacaagtttctttttcttatat
This DNA window, taken from Schistosoma haematobium chromosome 7, whole genome shotgun sequence, encodes the following:
- a CDS encoding hypothetical protein (SECRETED:SignalP(1-21)), coding for MRYTSLSGLLIPVYLVVIVLSIFFDCQDICKNPELATYENVISEDGLYKNSHHYYYSRTISHYQTYPVVSDSFKKFSTPQNATPKFSFKYYGNNVNRFEISRDGEIKIFGEKKYFGNIYHYVYGKSFPEYEMVDNNDFIAVNWYFRMLHDGTSMKAKITSVIHSGGKISLYYANIPTEREESPLTSIIEGVIQCAGNNYCWYFDVE